In Anopheles bellator chromosome X unlocalized genomic scaffold, idAnoBellAS_SP24_06.2 X_unloc_7, whole genome shotgun sequence, the following are encoded in one genomic region:
- the LOC131214171 gene encoding activating signal cointegrator 1, translating into MDQWIRERLSSCLCFEIPEEMISYINTIRENKEVDEYFRTLLDPTNVEHMTFLNELKAKKKGLTLTNNAQQQKDVVKGATSKGKKKAKYIPQHTSYELSETRVPLRLKKKTNRILLHGHDNTLTNVMMPQSRHYCDCQATKHRLINNCLNCGRIVCEQEGIGSCLFCGSLVCTGVEQGVIDSATSTGATLKHSLMDQNRPIGWNEAVITRNRLLDYDRNSEQRTVVIDDESDYFRVNSVWLSDAERSDLEQLESELHKKKHTSRLSSRISLGFIEGKLMEPQLKIDNKKAKFHRIAKTLSDRENVEDTKNTETSITCIRPCVMGITPTFVDTNYPTLVTAEVFKQHDFNEVYNRVQDKEFLEMSDFRYCLSLHQPWASLLVAGIKRHEGRTWYSAHRGLLWIAATAKPVSMKTVSELDAFYRTMYINATFNFPKQYPSGCLVGYVMVQGCLPQEEYRRHYPNGECDSPFVFVCTNAQELPIQVPVRGGHKIYILDSKVHQVAVKSLQLVAKRLKMKSGQTA; encoded by the exons ctaTATAAACACAATACGGGAAAATAAAGAAGTTGATGAATACTTCCGTACGCTCCTCGACCCCACTAATGTAGAGCATATGACTTTTTTAAATGAACTTAAGGCAAAGAAGAAGGGACTTACCTTAACTAATAACGCTCAACAGCAGAAAGATGTTGTGAAAGGAGCAACAAGtaaaggcaaaaaaaaggccaaataTATTCCACAGCATACAAGTTACGAACTGTCGGAAACGAGGGTGCCTTTACGcttaaagaagaaaacaaaccgcaTCCTACTGCATGGTCACGATAATACCCTAACAAACGTTATGATGCCGCAAAGCCGCCATTACTGCGATTGCCAGGCGACAAAACATAGACTCATCAACAACTGCCTCAACTGTGGACGAATTGTGTGCGAGCAGGAGGGTATCGGatcatgtttgttttgtggttcgcTGGTCTGCACAGGCGTAGAGCAAGGTGTCATTGACAGTGCAACTAGTACGGGAGCTACACTGAAGCATTCGTTGATGGATCAAAATCGGCCGATCGGATGGAATGAAGCAGTCATCACTCGCAATCGGTTACTAGACTACGACCGGAATAGTGAACAGCGAACGGTCGTAATTGACGATGAATCAGACTATTTTCGTGTAAACTCGGTGTGGCTGTCTGATGCTGAGCGAAGTGATCTCGAGCAACTAGAGAGCGAATTGCACAAGAAAAAGCACACCAGTCGCCTTTCTAGTCGAATATCACTTGGTTTTATCGAGGGCAAACTAATGGAACCTCAACTAAAAATCGATAATAAGAAAGCCAAGTTTCATCGGATCGCTAAAACATTGAGCGATCGAGAGAATGTGGAGGATACGAAGAATACGGAAACAAGTATCACCTGTATTCGCCCCTGCGTAATGGGAATAACTCCTACG TTTGTCGATACTAACTATCCAACGTTAGTAACAGCAGAAGTCTTCAAGCAACACGATTTCAACGAAGTATACAACAGAGTGCAGGATAAAGAATTTCTCGAAATGTCCGATTTTCGTTATTGTCTCTCGCTACATCAACCTTGGGCTTCTCTACTAGTGGCTGGCATCAAACGTCACGAAGGTCGTACGTGGTATTCGGCACATCGTGGTCTTCTGTGGATTGCAGCCACCGCCAAACCAGTGTCAATGAAAACAGTTAGCGAGCTTGATGCGTTCTATCGAACGATGTACATTAATGCAACGTTCAACTTCCCGAAGCAATACCCTTCCGGATGTTTGGTCGGGTATGTTATGGTGCAAGGATGTCTGCCGCAAGAAGAATATCGGAGACATTACCCAAACGGAGAATGTGACAGTCCCTTTGTTTTCGTATGCACCAACGCTCAGGAGCTTCCTATACAAGTTCCAGTGAGAGGAGGACATAAAATCT ATATCCTGGATTCTAAAGTACATCAAGTGGCTGTCAAATCGTTGCAGCTAGTAGCAAAAAGGCTCAAAATGAAATCTGGACAAACAGCTTAG